Proteins encoded within one genomic window of Sphingomonas sp. KRR8:
- a CDS encoding fatty acid desaturase, with amino-acid sequence MQSKADQQWQMRVGLGLAMLIIAAFVSLHVYAVFFHPWSAAGLLWAPLLVPVLTWLSVGLFIVAHDAMHGSLAPGHPALNRAFGRLTLLLYAGFWMDRLSPKHFDHHRHVGTERDPDFHAPHPTRFWPWYLSFMRRYFGWREALVITAVVWTYVLLLGADVRNVLLYWALPAILSSLQLFTFGTWLPHRHQDQPFADQHRSRTNDYRWLASLLTCFHFGYHHEHHLSPGTPWWRLPEVRRQRRLSVPNV; translated from the coding sequence ATGCAAAGCAAGGCGGATCAGCAGTGGCAGATGAGGGTGGGCCTTGGCCTGGCCATGCTGATCATCGCCGCCTTCGTCTCGCTCCATGTGTATGCGGTCTTTTTCCACCCGTGGAGTGCGGCCGGTTTGCTCTGGGCGCCCTTGCTGGTGCCCGTGCTGACCTGGCTAAGCGTTGGGCTGTTCATCGTCGCCCATGACGCGATGCACGGCAGTCTGGCGCCCGGCCACCCGGCACTGAACCGCGCCTTCGGGCGGCTGACCCTGCTGCTCTATGCAGGGTTCTGGATGGACCGGCTGAGCCCCAAGCATTTCGACCATCACCGGCATGTCGGGACCGAGCGGGATCCCGACTTCCACGCTCCGCATCCGACCCGTTTCTGGCCCTGGTATCTGAGCTTCATGCGCCGCTATTTCGGCTGGCGTGAGGCGCTTGTGATCACGGCCGTGGTCTGGACGTACGTGCTTCTGCTCGGCGCCGATGTGCGCAACGTGCTGCTCTACTGGGCGCTGCCCGCGATCCTCTCCTCATTGCAGCTGTTCACCTTCGGCACCTGGCTTCCCCACCGCCACCAGGATCAGCCGTTCGCCGATCAACATCGCAGCCGAACCAACGATTACCGCTGGCTCGCCTCGCTGCTGACCTGCTTCCATTTTGGCTACCACCATGAGCATCATCTGAGCCCCGGCACGCCCTGGTGGCGCTTGCCGGAGGTTAGGCGGCAGCGACGCCTGTCGGTCCCGAACGTCTGA
- a CDS encoding glycosyltransferase encodes MAHFGLICPPFTAHLNSFAALGEELVRREHRATFILNAGAMVAGTELPVAHVPARPNDPSVAEVLRHATSPTGLTGTLRTISESAALTGQLCAGGPALLRELGIDVIIGDQLEPAAGLLARAAQLPQVSIACALPINHAPGVPLPFLDWPFDPSPRGLQRAQFAEKTGEVLSWRQRAMLIRWSKRLGFRQTLRTPHDCLAPIQIAQVVRGFDFPRPDPLPFHAVGPLRRPVDEHGVLPFHPDASRPLVFATFGTLQGGRVRLWRRLSDSVHAAGAKLAIAHGGLLTPAQERKTGADHVHAFLPYRAVLRHSALCITHGGSNTILDALACGVPLLVQPFAFDQKGNLARVLHHGLGERLATRDLSAQIRRLLADDHTRVRCHGIAQQIAAAGGTSRAADIIETALGLAVRQ; translated from the coding sequence ATGGCGCATTTCGGGCTGATCTGCCCGCCCTTCACCGCCCACCTGAACAGCTTCGCCGCCCTCGGCGAAGAGCTGGTGCGACGGGAGCACCGGGCGACCTTCATCCTCAATGCCGGAGCCATGGTGGCCGGCACCGAGCTGCCTGTGGCCCACGTGCCCGCTCGCCCGAACGATCCGTCGGTCGCCGAGGTGCTCCGTCACGCGACAAGCCCGACGGGGCTCACCGGAACTCTTCGTACCATATCCGAAAGCGCGGCGCTCACCGGTCAGCTCTGCGCGGGCGGACCGGCGCTCCTGCGGGAGCTTGGGATCGACGTCATCATCGGCGATCAGCTGGAACCCGCCGCCGGCCTGCTCGCCCGCGCCGCACAATTGCCGCAGGTCAGCATCGCCTGCGCCCTCCCGATCAACCATGCGCCGGGGGTACCCCTTCCCTTTCTCGATTGGCCATTCGACCCCTCCCCGCGCGGGCTGCAGCGCGCGCAATTCGCCGAAAAGACCGGCGAGGTGCTCAGTTGGCGCCAACGCGCGATGCTGATCCGCTGGTCGAAGCGGCTAGGCTTCCGCCAGACCCTGCGCACACCGCATGATTGCCTCGCCCCGATCCAGATTGCTCAAGTGGTGCGCGGTTTCGACTTTCCCCGGCCGGACCCCTTGCCTTTCCACGCCGTCGGTCCACTCCGCCGCCCGGTCGACGAGCACGGCGTGCTGCCCTTCCACCCGGATGCAAGCCGTCCACTGGTCTTCGCCACCTTCGGTACCTTGCAGGGTGGCCGGGTCAGGCTTTGGCGCAGGCTGTCCGACTCGGTCCACGCTGCTGGCGCAAAGCTCGCAATTGCGCATGGCGGCCTGCTCACTCCGGCGCAGGAGAGGAAAACCGGCGCGGACCACGTCCACGCCTTTCTTCCCTACCGTGCGGTCCTCCGCCACTCTGCCCTGTGCATCACGCACGGTGGCAGCAACACGATTCTGGACGCCCTCGCCTGCGGAGTGCCTTTGCTGGTGCAGCCCTTCGCCTTCGACCAGAAGGGCAATCTCGCCCGCGTCCTGCATCATGGTCTGGGTGAGCGCCTCGCTACCCGCGACCTTTCCGCGCAGATCCGTCGTCTGCTTGCCGACGATCACACGCGAGTACGATGCCACGGCATCGCGCAGCAGATCGCGGCTGCGGGTGGAACCAGTCGCGCCGCCGACATCATCGAAACAGCGCTTGGGCTAGCCGTTCGGCAGTAG
- a CDS encoding TSUP family transporter — MIHVWLYPVLTAVAFITGFIDAIAGGGGLIMMPALLMSGVPPLFALGTNKLQSMFGTAVAMSNYGCKGLIDWRPNLPAAVLVFVGAAIGALVVQQVNTRWLSLIIPLLLLGNALFILVSPRMTDEDAHHRVSSRGYAPVGGAIGFYDGFFGPGTGSFFSSSLVALRGYGLTKATALTKFFNWTSNLASVLLFALGGKVIWLLGLCMAVGAMSGGWLGSHTAMRFGARLIRPLLIIASVGLTARLLLGWFA, encoded by the coding sequence ATGATCCATGTCTGGCTCTATCCCGTCCTCACCGCTGTCGCTTTCATAACGGGGTTCATCGACGCCATCGCTGGCGGCGGCGGACTGATCATGATGCCCGCGCTTCTGATGAGCGGCGTGCCGCCGCTGTTCGCGCTCGGCACCAACAAGCTGCAATCCATGTTCGGCACCGCCGTCGCCATGAGCAATTACGGCTGCAAGGGTCTGATCGACTGGCGCCCCAACCTCCCCGCCGCCGTGCTGGTCTTCGTCGGCGCAGCCATCGGCGCGCTGGTTGTCCAGCAGGTCAACACGCGCTGGTTGAGCCTGATCATCCCGCTGCTGCTGCTCGGCAATGCCCTCTTCATCCTCGTGTCGCCAAGAATGACGGACGAAGACGCGCACCACCGTGTGAGCAGCCGCGGCTATGCACCCGTCGGCGGCGCGATCGGCTTCTACGACGGTTTTTTCGGACCGGGCACCGGCAGCTTCTTCTCCAGCTCGCTGGTCGCGCTAAGAGGTTACGGCCTCACCAAGGCGACCGCCCTCACCAAATTCTTCAACTGGACCAGCAATCTGGCCTCCGTTCTGCTGTTCGCGCTCGGCGGCAAAGTCATCTGGCTGCTCGGCCTGTGCATGGCCGTTGGCGCGATGAGCGGCGGCTGGCTCGGCAGCCATACGGCCATGCGGTTCGGCGCTCGGCTCATCCGGCCGCTGCTGATCATCGCCAGCGTCGGACTGACCGCGCGCTTGCTGTTGGGCTGGTTCGCTTGA
- the tgt gene encoding tRNA guanosine(34) transglycosylase Tgt translates to MTSRFAFNIATTDGRARTGTIVMRRGIIRTPAFMPVGTAATVKAMRMEEVRAAGADIILGNTYHLMLRPGAERVARLGGLHRFGGWERPILTDSGGYQVMSLSDLTKVTEEGVSFKSHLDGTRHMLSPERSIEIQRLLGSDIVMQFDQLVPTTSSAEDQRAAMERSIRWGRRSREEFDRGEAHAEGAALFGIQQGALDQDLRRTSADGLRETGFDGYAVGGLAVGEGQEAMLACLDFAPGQLPEDKPRYLMGVGKPDDIVEAVRRGIDMFDCVLPTRSGRTGQAFTLDGPINLRNARFAEDQEPLEPGCPCPACTGYSRAYVHHLVRSGEILGAMLMTQHNIWFYQRLMKDLRGAIAHQRLDAHAATFLDRYRRRQGA, encoded by the coding sequence GTGACTTCCCGCTTTGCCTTCAACATTGCCACCACGGATGGCCGCGCCCGTACCGGCACTATCGTCATGCGTCGGGGCATCATCCGCACGCCCGCCTTCATGCCGGTCGGCACTGCCGCCACGGTGAAGGCTATGCGGATGGAAGAGGTTCGCGCGGCCGGCGCCGACATCATCCTTGGCAATACCTATCACCTGATGCTCCGTCCCGGTGCCGAGCGCGTTGCCCGCCTGGGCGGATTGCACCGGTTCGGCGGCTGGGAGCGGCCGATCCTGACCGACAGCGGCGGTTATCAGGTGATGAGCTTGTCCGACCTGACCAAGGTCACGGAGGAGGGGGTCAGCTTCAAGAGCCACTTGGACGGGACTCGGCACATGCTGAGCCCGGAGCGGTCGATCGAGATTCAGCGGCTGCTCGGCTCCGACATCGTGATGCAGTTCGACCAGCTGGTGCCGACGACGTCATCGGCGGAAGACCAGCGCGCCGCGATGGAGCGGTCGATCCGATGGGGGAGAAGAAGCCGCGAGGAGTTCGATCGTGGTGAAGCCCATGCGGAGGGCGCGGCGTTGTTCGGGATCCAGCAGGGCGCTCTCGATCAGGATCTTCGCCGGACATCGGCCGACGGGCTGCGGGAGACTGGATTCGACGGATATGCGGTCGGCGGGCTGGCGGTCGGCGAGGGGCAGGAGGCGATGCTGGCCTGCCTGGACTTCGCGCCTGGCCAGCTGCCCGAGGACAAGCCTCGTTACCTGATGGGTGTCGGCAAGCCGGACGACATTGTTGAGGCAGTGCGGCGCGGGATCGACATGTTCGATTGCGTCCTGCCGACCCGCAGCGGACGGACCGGCCAGGCGTTCACGCTGGATGGCCCGATCAATTTGCGCAACGCGCGCTTTGCCGAAGACCAGGAGCCGCTCGAACCAGGCTGCCCGTGCCCCGCTTGCACCGGGTACAGCCGCGCCTATGTCCACCACCTCGTCCGTTCGGGGGAGATCCTCGGCGCGATGCTGATGACGCAGCACAACATCTGGTTTTACCAGCGGCTGATGAAGGATCTGCGCGGCGCCATCGCCCACCAGCGGCTCGATGCCCATGCCGCGACTTTCCTAGACCGCTACCGGCGACGGCAGGGCGCGTGA